A genomic stretch from Thiomicrorhabdus sp. includes:
- the argB gene encoding acetylglutamate kinase encodes MRVQKTMNLNQQQAHNIASVLAEALPYIQRFAGKTIVVKYGGNAMTDDNLKAGFARDIVLMKLVGMNPVVVHGGGPQIGNLLEKVGKQSEFIQGMRVTDTETMDIVEMVLGGLVNKEIVNLIHQHGGNAVGLTGKDGNLIKANKMRMTIDKPELKAPEIIDLGHVGEVDKINTKVLDMLIQDDFIPVIAPVGVGKDGHSYNINADLVAGKVAEALQAEKLMLLTNTPGLLNKDGELLTGLNAQSVDALIKDGTIYGGMLPKIQCALDAVQAGVQSAHIIDGRVEHAVMLEVFTDEGVGTLITSN; translated from the coding sequence ATGAGAGTTCAGAAGACCATGAATTTAAATCAGCAGCAGGCTCATAATATCGCTTCGGTTCTGGCGGAAGCGCTTCCTTATATCCAACGTTTTGCGGGCAAGACGATCGTTGTTAAATACGGCGGCAATGCAATGACCGACGATAATTTGAAAGCGGGGTTTGCCCGGGATATCGTACTGATGAAGCTGGTTGGAATGAATCCGGTTGTCGTCCACGGTGGAGGACCGCAAATCGGCAATCTGTTGGAAAAAGTCGGCAAGCAATCCGAGTTTATTCAGGGAATGCGGGTGACAGATACCGAGACGATGGACATTGTCGAAATGGTTCTGGGTGGTCTGGTCAATAAAGAAATCGTCAATCTGATTCACCAGCACGGAGGCAACGCCGTGGGACTGACCGGAAAAGACGGTAATTTGATTAAAGCAAATAAAATGAGAATGACCATCGATAAACCGGAGTTGAAAGCACCGGAAATTATCGATCTGGGACACGTCGGCGAAGTGGATAAAATCAATACCAAAGTTCTGGATATGCTGATTCAGGATGATTTTATTCCGGTGATTGCCCCGGTTGGTGTTGGTAAGGACGGTCATTCTTATAACATCAATGCGGACTTGGTCGCAGGCAAGGTGGCTGAAGCCCTGCAGGCGGAAAAATTGATGTTGTTAACCAATACGCCGGGCTTGCTGAATAAAGACGGAGAGCTGTTGACCGGCTTGAATGCGCAAAGTGTGGATGCCTTGATTAAAGATGGCACGATTTACGGTGGAATGTTGCCGAAAATTCAATGCGCGCTGGATGCGGTTCAGGCTGGGGTGCAAAGTGCGCACATTATCGACGGTCGAGTAGAGCATGCGGTTATGCTGGAAGTCTTTACCGATGAAGGGGTCGGAACTCTGATTACATCGAATTAA
- a CDS encoding sulfite exporter TauE/SafE family protein, with protein sequence MTLFDQGILFLVSLVANLFSALAGGGAGLLQLPALLFLGLPFGVALATHKVASVFLGLGATARHMKSSSLNWRFAVFILLAGLPGVVVGASWILQVDDRLAQGLLGLLTLGLGIYSWFKPELGRVEQLQNRDFRGYLIGFVALFAIGALNGSLTSGTGLFVTLWLVRWFGLDYKSAVAYTLVLVGIFWNGSGALTLGIIGEIEWNWLPALILGSLIGGYLGAHFAIVKGNLLVKRSFEVVTVLVGLSLLVKAVI encoded by the coding sequence ATGACGTTATTCGATCAGGGAATTCTGTTTCTGGTCTCGCTCGTGGCGAATTTGTTTTCTGCTCTTGCAGGCGGGGGCGCCGGTCTGTTACAGCTTCCGGCATTGCTTTTTTTGGGGTTGCCGTTTGGCGTGGCCTTGGCGACTCATAAAGTCGCCAGTGTGTTTCTGGGGCTTGGTGCTACGGCGAGGCATATGAAAAGTTCCAGTTTGAACTGGCGCTTTGCTGTTTTTATTCTGCTGGCCGGTTTACCTGGCGTGGTGGTCGGTGCCAGCTGGATTTTGCAAGTTGATGATCGTCTTGCTCAGGGACTATTAGGTCTGCTGACACTCGGGTTGGGCATCTATTCTTGGTTCAAACCTGAGCTGGGGCGGGTGGAGCAACTGCAAAACCGAGATTTTCGGGGGTATCTGATCGGCTTCGTTGCCTTATTTGCGATTGGGGCTTTAAACGGTTCCTTAACCTCGGGAACCGGGCTGTTTGTGACACTGTGGCTGGTGCGCTGGTTTGGTCTGGATTATAAGTCAGCAGTGGCTTATACATTGGTTCTGGTGGGCATTTTCTGGAACGGCTCAGGGGCTTTGACGCTGGGAATTATTGGCGAAATTGAATGGAACTGGCTGCCGGCGCTGATTTTAGGCTCTTTAATCGGTGGTTATCTGGGGGCGCATTTTGCGATTGTAAAAGGAAACCTGTTGGTGAAGCGAAGTTTTGAAGTGGTGACCGTTCTGGTCGGCCTCTCTCTGCTTGTTAAGGCGGTTATCTGA
- a CDS encoding aminotransferase class I/II-fold pyridoxal phosphate-dependent enzyme: MTQTTRSFPISDNVRQIEPFRVMKILGEAKKMQQSGRDIIHMEIGEPDFPSPTCVHTAAGKAAEQGLTHYTASLGLPELRNALSAFYKTFYQAEVDADNFMVTPGSSSALQLVLSAILNSGDRVLMADPTYPCNRQFVKLLNAEPILVEVDHTSRYQLNLQILQRNWQTGIKAVMVATPANPTGTLIEKDELLKMAQFLAEKQAYFIVDEIYQGLVYQRPAESILAQENLPDNVIVINSFSKFFGMTGWRLGWCVAPRYLIDPLDRLAQNLYLSAPTPSQYGALAALNKENLQELEQRRQIFEQRRDRLYTAMLDAGFKLKLLPQGAFYLYWDISDWSEDSESFCRELLQHTGVALTPGTDFSPQQGRHHVRLAYTTDETRLLEAVERIADYLQTRPQNNCG, translated from the coding sequence ATGACACAGACTACTCGTTCTTTCCCGATTTCCGATAATGTCCGCCAGATTGAACCCTTCAGAGTAATGAAGATTCTCGGCGAAGCGAAAAAAATGCAGCAGTCCGGACGCGATATTATCCATATGGAAATCGGAGAACCCGACTTCCCTTCCCCAACTTGCGTGCATACAGCGGCCGGCAAAGCTGCCGAACAAGGTTTAACCCACTATACGGCCAGCCTGGGCCTGCCCGAATTACGCAACGCCCTATCCGCATTTTACAAGACGTTTTACCAAGCCGAAGTCGATGCAGACAACTTTATGGTTACGCCAGGTTCATCCAGCGCATTGCAACTGGTTCTCAGCGCCATTCTGAACAGCGGTGACCGAGTTTTGATGGCCGATCCGACCTACCCCTGCAACCGCCAGTTCGTCAAGCTGCTGAATGCCGAGCCGATTTTAGTCGAAGTAGACCATACCAGCCGATATCAACTCAACTTGCAAATTTTGCAACGCAACTGGCAAACCGGAATAAAAGCCGTCATGGTAGCCACTCCGGCCAACCCGACCGGCACCTTGATCGAAAAAGACGAGCTATTGAAAATGGCGCAATTCCTCGCCGAAAAACAGGCTTATTTCATTGTTGACGAAATTTACCAGGGCTTGGTATACCAGCGTCCCGCAGAAAGCATCCTCGCGCAGGAAAACCTGCCGGACAACGTCATTGTCATCAACTCTTTTTCCAAATTTTTCGGTATGACCGGCTGGCGACTCGGCTGGTGTGTCGCTCCCCGCTATCTCATTGATCCTTTGGATCGTCTGGCGCAAAACCTCTATCTTTCCGCGCCGACGCCATCGCAATACGGCGCACTGGCCGCGCTGAATAAAGAAAATCTTCAGGAACTGGAGCAAAGACGGCAGATTTTCGAGCAACGGCGCGACCGCCTTTACACTGCGATGCTCGATGCCGGCTTCAAACTGAAACTCCTGCCACAAGGCGCTTTCTATCTGTATTGGGATATTTCCGACTGGAGTGAAGACAGCGAAAGCTTCTGTCGCGAACTTTTGCAACATACCGGGGTCGCCTTGACTCCGGGAACCGATTTCAGCCCGCAGCAAGGGCGCCATCATGTCCGCCTCGCTTACACAACCGATGAAACACGCTTATTGGAGGCCGTCGAAAGGATCGCTGACTATCTGCAGACAAGGCCGCAAAATAACTGCGGGTGA
- a CDS encoding YajQ family cyclic di-GMP-binding protein, which translates to MPSFDIVSELDKHELQNAVDQANKEVTTRYDFKGTGSEFVLNGTTVTLSTESDFQLNQMYDILVQKANRRGIDVKCMEVKDANVQLKSAKQDIVMREGLDAALSKKIVKAIKDSKLKVQAANQGDSVRVSGKKRDDLQQVMQLLRGMDDLEMPLQFNNFRD; encoded by the coding sequence ATGCCGTCATTTGATATTGTTTCTGAATTGGATAAGCATGAGTTGCAAAATGCCGTGGATCAGGCAAATAAAGAGGTCACGACCCGTTACGATTTTAAGGGCACCGGATCGGAATTTGTTTTGAACGGTACCACTGTCACTTTAAGTACGGAGTCGGATTTTCAACTGAATCAGATGTACGATATTCTGGTTCAGAAGGCCAATCGCCGTGGCATTGACGTAAAGTGCATGGAGGTCAAGGATGCGAACGTTCAGCTGAAAAGCGCCAAGCAGGATATTGTGATGAGAGAAGGCCTGGATGCGGCGCTGTCAAAGAAAATCGTTAAGGCGATTAAAGACAGTAAATTGAAAGTACAGGCGGCGAATCAGGGTGATTCGGTTCGCGTCAGCGGAAAAAAACGCGATGACCTTCAGCAGGTGATGCAATTGCTGAGGGGGATGGATGATCTGGAAATGCCCTTGCAATTCAACAATTTTAGAGATTAA
- the dut gene encoding dUTP diphosphatase, producing MTIQVQYKILDPRLGNEIDMPHYGTKGSAGLDLRACIDDDMIIEPGQTVLIPTGMAIHLDDPGLAAMLLPRSGLGHKHGIVLGNLVGLIDSDYQGPLMVSCWNRSDQAYKVVVGERIAQMVIVPVLQPVFTQVDAFGDATERGEGGFGHTGTR from the coding sequence ATGACCATTCAAGTGCAATACAAAATTCTGGATCCGCGATTGGGCAACGAGATTGATATGCCGCACTACGGCACCAAAGGTTCGGCGGGTTTGGATTTACGCGCCTGTATTGATGATGACATGATTATCGAGCCAGGTCAAACGGTATTGATTCCAACCGGTATGGCCATTCATCTGGACGATCCGGGGCTGGCGGCGATGTTGTTGCCGCGATCCGGCTTGGGGCATAAACACGGTATTGTGCTGGGTAATCTGGTCGGTTTGATTGATTCCGATTATCAAGGGCCGCTGATGGTTTCCTGCTGGAATCGCAGTGATCAGGCTTACAAAGTGGTCGTCGGAGAACGCATCGCTCAGATGGTGATTGTTCCGGTTCTACAACCGGTGTTTACTCAGGTTGATGCATTCGGCGATGCGACCGAACGCGGAGAGGGCGGTTTCGGACACACCGGAACCCGTTGA
- a CDS encoding APC family permease — MESKASPRTIGLIGAIAIGIGGMVGGGIFAVLGEAISFAGGATPLAFALAGLIALLTAYSYAKLSVRFQNRGGTVFFIDQAFQHNLLSGGLNLFLWLSYLVTIALYAKAFSSYAATFFDTPSTYLTHFLVSGAILLPMMINLISSSFVSRSETIIVVIKLLLLLLIMTVGTATIDTERLSPQHWQPAMEIFIAGMVIFVAFEGFELIANAAEEIKHPAKNLPRAFYLSVGGVLLLYIGIAAIVVGSVPQQQLIAAQDYALAIAAEPSLGQTGFQLVAIAAVLATLSAINATLYGNARLGYLIAREGELPKALDHEQRHIPINGILTIAIISLVLANSIDLTEIAILGSAGFLLIFSVVNISAFRLRAEIGANGITPIIAAIASTLALLVLLLQTAKNNPLALAIFFGFVLSAFGFEWLYGRSVRGHWFHRSY, encoded by the coding sequence ATGGAATCAAAGGCTTCTCCACGCACCATCGGATTAATCGGGGCAATTGCCATCGGTATCGGAGGCATGGTCGGTGGAGGCATTTTTGCCGTTCTGGGTGAAGCAATTTCATTTGCCGGCGGGGCTACGCCTCTCGCTTTTGCCCTTGCAGGGCTTATCGCTCTGCTCACGGCTTATTCCTATGCAAAACTCAGTGTTCGCTTTCAAAACCGGGGCGGAACCGTCTTCTTCATTGATCAAGCTTTTCAACACAACCTGCTCTCCGGTGGTTTGAATTTATTTCTCTGGCTCTCTTACCTCGTCACAATTGCCCTCTATGCCAAAGCCTTCTCTTCCTATGCCGCCACCTTCTTCGACACACCGTCCACTTACCTGACGCATTTTCTGGTCAGTGGAGCAATTCTCCTGCCGATGATGATCAACCTGATCAGCAGTTCCTTCGTCAGCCGATCGGAAACCATAATCGTCGTTATCAAACTTCTTCTGCTCCTGCTGATTATGACGGTAGGTACAGCAACAATCGACACCGAACGGCTATCACCTCAACACTGGCAGCCAGCGATGGAAATTTTCATCGCAGGTATGGTGATTTTTGTCGCTTTCGAAGGCTTTGAACTTATCGCCAATGCCGCAGAAGAAATCAAACATCCAGCCAAAAACCTTCCCCGGGCTTTCTATCTGTCCGTCGGCGGCGTCCTGCTTCTCTATATCGGCATTGCCGCCATCGTGGTCGGCAGCGTTCCTCAACAGCAGTTAATTGCCGCTCAGGATTATGCCCTGGCCATTGCAGCAGAACCTTCCCTTGGACAAACCGGCTTTCAACTGGTCGCTATTGCCGCCGTTCTGGCGACCCTTTCCGCCATCAATGCCACACTTTACGGCAATGCCCGCCTGGGTTATCTGATCGCCAGAGAAGGGGAACTGCCGAAGGCGCTGGATCACGAACAACGCCACATTCCAATCAATGGAATTCTGACAATTGCCATCATCAGCCTAGTTCTGGCCAACAGCATCGACTTGACGGAAATAGCCATTCTCGGCAGCGCCGGTTTCTTACTGATTTTTTCGGTGGTCAATATCAGTGCCTTCCGCTTGCGCGCCGAAATCGGGGCAAACGGCATAACTCCGATCATTGCCGCCATTGCCAGCACTCTGGCACTGCTCGTACTTTTGCTCCAAACGGCAAAAAATAATCCGCTTGCACTGGCGATTTTCTTCGGGTTCGTACTTTCCGCTTTCGGTTTCGAATGGTTGTACGGTCGATCGGTACGCGGTCATTGGTTCCACAGAAGCTATTAA
- a CDS encoding mechanosensitive ion channel domain-containing protein: MDFQYLIQAYALPWSIKIGAALLVFIVGRFLISLVLKLFKKGLLRAGKLDEMLINFIMSITGAVLLLVVVIAALDQLGVDTTSLVALIGAAGLAVGLALKDSMQDFASGVMILVFKPFKAGDFVEAGGISGVAEKVQLFTTTFRTGDNKEIIVPNSSIYSDSITNYSVRETRRVDMVFGISYDDDIRLAKQILDRLVSEDERILPEPAPVIALSELGASSVDFIVRPWVNSSDYWKVKWDMNEKVKLAFDEAGISIPYPQMDVHLHEQKVLVEKEK, translated from the coding sequence ATGGACTTCCAATACTTGATTCAGGCTTATGCACTGCCCTGGTCGATCAAAATCGGCGCAGCCTTATTGGTGTTTATCGTTGGGCGCTTTTTGATTTCACTGGTTCTTAAACTGTTCAAAAAGGGCTTGCTCAGGGCTGGAAAGCTCGACGAAATGCTGATCAATTTCATTATGTCGATTACCGGGGCGGTGTTACTGCTTGTTGTTGTGATTGCGGCATTGGATCAGCTTGGTGTCGATACCACTTCGTTGGTTGCACTGATTGGTGCTGCGGGTCTGGCGGTTGGCTTGGCCTTAAAGGATTCGATGCAGGATTTCGCATCGGGAGTGATGATTTTGGTGTTTAAACCTTTTAAAGCCGGAGATTTTGTCGAAGCTGGTGGAATCAGTGGGGTGGCAGAAAAAGTTCAGCTTTTTACCACAACTTTCCGGACGGGGGATAATAAAGAAATTATTGTGCCGAATTCCTCGATTTACAGTGACTCGATCACTAACTATTCGGTTCGAGAAACCCGTCGCGTGGATATGGTCTTCGGTATCTCTTATGATGACGATATCCGCTTGGCCAAACAGATTCTGGACCGGTTGGTCAGCGAAGACGAGCGTATTCTCCCGGAGCCGGCTCCGGTGATTGCTTTATCGGAATTAGGGGCAAGCAGTGTCGATTTTATCGTTCGCCCCTGGGTAAACAGTTCGGATTACTGGAAGGTGAAATGGGATATGAATGAAAAGGTAAAACTGGCATTTGACGAAGCCGGTATTTCGATTCCGTATCCGCAGATGGATGTGCATCTGCACGAGCAGAAAGTTTTGGTGGAAAAAGAAAAGTAA
- a CDS encoding DUF4136 domain-containing protein: MKRSLNTFGKLLFGLFFITLVGGCSLPVQKDYDPQAAFDAIRTLQWLPAERQVAPKAADYANQQPLLAKRLEQAVINNLNSKGLLLTPDQPDAFITYHIDTYKRLRPDPVSISYGFGGFWRHGGVFFETAPDYIEETEGSITLDILNAQGELIWRSSLAVLLRQQETPQATERWIQALVDRLLADFPPK, encoded by the coding sequence ATGAAACGCTCTCTCAACACCTTCGGCAAACTGCTTTTCGGATTGTTTTTTATCACCCTTGTTGGCGGCTGCAGCCTTCCGGTGCAAAAAGATTACGACCCGCAAGCTGCCTTTGACGCTATCCGAACACTTCAATGGTTGCCCGCAGAACGTCAGGTTGCGCCCAAGGCCGCCGACTACGCCAACCAACAGCCTTTGCTGGCTAAACGTTTGGAGCAGGCCGTCATCAATAACCTGAACAGTAAAGGACTTTTGCTGACGCCGGATCAACCCGATGCATTCATCACTTACCACATAGATACTTACAAACGCCTTCGCCCTGATCCGGTATCAATCTCGTACGGATTCGGTGGCTTCTGGCGACATGGTGGCGTATTTTTCGAAACGGCTCCTGACTACATCGAAGAAACCGAAGGATCGATTACCCTCGACATCCTGAATGCCCAAGGAGAGCTGATCTGGCGCTCCAGTCTGGCGGTTTTACTGCGCCAGCAGGAAACGCCGCAAGCAACAGAACGCTGGATTCAAGCACTTGTCGACAGGCTTTTGGCCGATTTCCCTCCTAAATGA
- the pgm gene encoding phosphoglucomutase (alpha-D-glucose-1,6-bisphosphate-dependent) — translation MALSPLAGKPAPHELLDNIPQLVADYYRLKPDVSNPDQAVSFGTSGHRGCASKATFNDDHIAAICQAIVEYRRLQGINGPMFIGMDTHALSEAAHSTAVEVFAANGIEVKIQSCGRYTPTPVVSNAILSYNSGRQGGFADGVIITPSHNPPQDGGFKYNPPNGGPADTDATSWVQDRANSLILAGLKDVKRIPLNDAMASDFVSPTDLITPYVENLDKVVNMQAIKDAGLKLAVDPMGGAAIDYWKPIADHYGLDLEVVNTRVDASFSFMHVDKDGKIRMDCSSPYAMAGLIDLKDRYDLAFGNDPDVDRHGIVAPSVGLMNPNHYLAVAIQYLFTHRPDWPAQAAVGKTLVSSSMIDRVADQLGLNLNEVPVGFKWFVDGLQSGDFGFGGEESAGASFLQFDGSPWSTDKDGIIMNLLAAEMTAVTGKDPGLLYRELTDKFGNPVYNRIDAPANREQKAVLKNLSPDMVQADSLAGEPILAKLTHAPGNGAAIGGLKITTQNGWFAARPSGTEDIYKIYAESFIGEEHLQTILSEAQAIVSDALK, via the coding sequence ATGGCATTATCTCCTCTGGCCGGCAAGCCGGCACCTCACGAGTTACTGGACAATATTCCACAACTGGTCGCCGATTATTATCGTTTGAAGCCGGATGTGAGCAATCCGGATCAGGCGGTTTCTTTCGGGACTTCCGGGCATCGTGGATGCGCCAGTAAGGCGACGTTTAACGATGATCATATTGCTGCTATCTGTCAGGCAATTGTCGAATACCGTCGCTTACAGGGTATCAACGGTCCGATGTTTATCGGAATGGATACCCATGCCTTGTCGGAAGCGGCGCATTCGACGGCGGTAGAGGTGTTTGCCGCCAACGGAATCGAGGTGAAAATTCAGAGCTGCGGGCGTTATACGCCGACACCGGTGGTTTCGAATGCGATTTTGAGCTACAACTCGGGGCGTCAGGGCGGTTTCGCCGATGGTGTCATTATTACACCGTCGCACAATCCTCCACAGGATGGTGGCTTCAAGTATAACCCGCCGAATGGCGGCCCGGCCGATACTGATGCAACGTCCTGGGTTCAGGATCGTGCGAACAGTCTGATCCTTGCCGGATTGAAAGATGTCAAACGGATTCCTCTGAACGACGCGATGGCTTCCGACTTTGTCTCTCCGACGGATTTGATCACGCCTTATGTCGAAAATCTGGATAAGGTCGTCAATATGCAGGCAATTAAAGATGCCGGGTTGAAGCTGGCGGTCGATCCGATGGGGGGCGCAGCAATTGATTACTGGAAGCCGATTGCCGACCATTACGGCTTGGATCTTGAAGTGGTTAATACAAGAGTGGATGCGAGTTTTTCGTTCATGCATGTCGACAAGGACGGCAAGATCCGCATGGATTGTTCGTCGCCTTATGCGATGGCCGGGTTGATTGATTTGAAAGACCGTTATGATTTGGCTTTTGGTAATGACCCGGACGTGGACCGACATGGAATTGTTGCGCCATCGGTCGGTTTGATGAACCCGAACCACTATCTGGCTGTAGCGATCCAGTACCTGTTTACTCATCGGCCGGATTGGCCTGCACAGGCCGCAGTCGGTAAAACGCTGGTTTCGAGTTCGATGATCGATCGGGTTGCGGATCAGCTCGGTTTGAATCTTAACGAAGTACCGGTTGGTTTCAAATGGTTTGTTGACGGATTGCAAAGCGGTGATTTCGGTTTTGGCGGCGAAGAGTCGGCTGGGGCTTCATTCCTGCAATTTGACGGTTCTCCCTGGAGTACTGATAAAGACGGCATCATTATGAATTTACTGGCGGCTGAAATGACAGCCGTGACCGGAAAAGACCCTGGGTTGTTGTATAGAGAGTTGACCGATAAATTCGGCAACCCGGTTTACAATCGCATAGATGCCCCGGCCAACCGCGAGCAGAAAGCGGTGCTTAAGAACTTGTCTCCGGATATGGTTCAGGCTGATTCTTTGGCCGGAGAGCCGATTTTAGCTAAATTGACGCATGCGCCCGGAAATGGCGCGGCAATCGGTGGGCTGAAAATTACGACGCAAAACGGCTGGTTTGCGGCGCGGCCATCCGGAACCGAAGATATTTACAAGATTTATGCCGAAAGTTTTATCGGAGAGGAGCATCTGCAGACGATTCTCAGCGAAGCTCAGGCGATTGTCAGCGATGCCTTGAAATAG
- a CDS encoding DUF2789 domain-containing protein, with protein sequence MDTGEHSLNTLFQQLGLDHSDSAIEAFIERHRGIKPDIRLEQASFWNPSQSAFLHEALEEDADWAEIVDQLDTLLRS encoded by the coding sequence ATGGATACTGGAGAGCATAGCCTGAACACGCTGTTTCAACAGCTCGGACTGGATCACAGCGATTCGGCGATCGAGGCATTCATCGAACGCCACCGGGGCATTAAACCAGACATTCGCCTGGAGCAAGCCTCTTTCTGGAATCCAAGCCAGTCAGCATTTTTGCACGAAGCCCTTGAAGAAGATGCCGACTGGGCTGAAATCGTCGACCAGCTGGATACATTATTACGATCGTAA
- a CDS encoding OmpA family protein, translating into MKTKFLPLIAALGFVAAAPAHAATSNAYAVDANGNYVRDAYGACVRTINWTADTAIEECEVKVSTASAAPATTSSSGSAAAAPAAAAAPALLPPVAGDLSGKETDAYVIDSKGNIVRDSYGYCVRTIKWTKEKAINKCEGWPEPAPKAEAKPEPKPLPAITPAPAKAPEIVPIPAEAMPAPPQFRGFFDFDSAVLKSSAHQELDVFADYMSATPESKVQITGHTDSTGPASYNQGLSERRANAVKVYLESKGISEDRMNTTGMGEAAPVASNSTRAGRAENRRVEVEIVQ; encoded by the coding sequence ATGAAAACCAAATTTCTTCCCCTTATTGCTGCCTTAGGCTTTGTTGCAGCGGCTCCGGCTCACGCAGCAACATCAAATGCCTACGCAGTTGATGCCAACGGTAACTACGTCCGCGATGCGTACGGTGCTTGTGTTCGCACAATCAACTGGACAGCGGACACAGCAATCGAAGAGTGTGAAGTTAAAGTTTCTACTGCCTCTGCAGCTCCAGCAACAACTTCTTCTTCCGGATCAGCCGCTGCTGCGCCGGCAGCCGCAGCCGCTCCGGCTCTTTTACCTCCTGTCGCGGGTGACTTGAGCGGTAAAGAGACTGACGCTTATGTTATCGACAGCAAAGGTAACATCGTCCGCGATTCTTACGGCTACTGCGTAAGAACTATCAAATGGACAAAAGAAAAAGCCATCAACAAGTGTGAAGGTTGGCCTGAACCAGCGCCAAAAGCTGAAGCCAAGCCTGAACCAAAACCACTGCCAGCGATCACGCCAGCACCGGCTAAAGCACCTGAAATCGTTCCGATTCCAGCAGAAGCCATGCCAGCGCCTCCACAGTTCCGTGGTTTCTTCGACTTCGATTCAGCAGTACTTAAGAGTTCCGCACACCAAGAATTGGATGTTTTCGCTGATTACATGAGCGCAACCCCTGAAAGCAAAGTTCAGATCACTGGTCACACCGATAGCACCGGTCCTGCTTCTTACAACCAGGGCTTGTCAGAAAGACGTGCAAATGCGGTTAAGGTTTATCTTGAATCCAAAGGTATCTCTGAAGATCGTATGAACACAACCGGTATGGGTGAAGCTGCACCAGTTGCAAGCAATTCCACTCGCGCAGGTCGTGCTGAAAACCGTCGCGTTGAAGTTGAAATCGTTCAATAA
- the sixA gene encoding phosphohistidine phosphatase SixA has product MKKLRELLLIRHAKSDWKQSQDLLDIERPLAEKGKKQAKKIGLWLKQQEIFPDLILVSPAIRAQQTLKRICSECPTETRTVDELYNADLETLIKTLSTTPKKAERVMLIGHNPGLEELFQYLKSDRTPSEIQLFPTASIAHFILPGDWSHLEAGDGKLQQFVRPKEIHLKKLEQATAIQA; this is encoded by the coding sequence ATGAAAAAGTTACGTGAATTACTGCTGATTCGCCACGCTAAATCAGATTGGAAGCAATCCCAAGACCTCTTGGATATCGAACGCCCACTGGCCGAAAAAGGCAAAAAACAGGCTAAAAAAATCGGCCTGTGGCTGAAACAGCAGGAAATTTTCCCGGATCTGATTCTGGTTTCTCCAGCTATCCGAGCCCAACAGACCCTCAAACGGATTTGCAGCGAATGCCCGACTGAAACCCGCACTGTTGACGAACTCTACAACGCCGATCTGGAAACGCTGATCAAAACACTCTCAACCACCCCCAAGAAAGCCGAAAGAGTCATGCTTATCGGACATAACCCGGGGTTGGAAGAACTGTTTCAATATCTTAAAAGTGATCGAACCCCTTCCGAAATCCAGCTTTTCCCTACCGCCTCCATCGCTCACTTTATTTTGCCCGGTGACTGGTCGCACCTCGAAGCTGGCGATGGCAAACTCCAACAATTTGTCCGACCGAAAGAGATTCACCTCAAAAAGCTGGAGCAAGCGACTGCGATCCAAGCTTAA